A single region of the Streptomyces vilmorinianum genome encodes:
- a CDS encoding PPOX class F420-dependent oxidoreductase — protein MTPHVIPDELRRGRYVSLTTFRKNGTGVATPVWYAVEGDELYAWTRSDSWKVKRLRNDPRAVVAVCDVRGKVEEGAVRLEGTARLLEGEELRRVRKLLARKYTWQFRVVDWPAMIARLGKRPHTGIAVTF, from the coding sequence ATGACGCCCCACGTGATCCCCGACGAGCTCCGGCGCGGCCGCTACGTCAGCCTGACCACCTTCCGTAAGAACGGGACCGGGGTGGCGACCCCTGTCTGGTACGCGGTGGAGGGCGACGAGCTGTACGCCTGGACGCGCAGCGACTCCTGGAAGGTCAAGCGGTTGCGGAACGACCCCCGCGCCGTGGTCGCGGTGTGCGATGTGCGCGGGAAGGTCGAGGAGGGTGCGGTGCGGTTGGAGGGGACCGCCCGGCTTCTGGAGGGGGAGGAGCTGCGGAGGGTGCGGAAGCTGTTGGCGCGCAAGTACACGTGGCAGTTCCGGGTCGTCGACTGGCCCGCCATGATCGCCCGGCTGGGCAAGCGTCCGCACACGGGGATCGCCGTGACGTTCTGA
- a CDS encoding TerD family protein encodes MGVSLAKGGNVSLSKEAPGLTAVLVGLGWDVRTTTGNDYDLDASALLLDDTGKVASDRHFVFYNNLTSPDGSVEHTGDNLTGEGDGDDEAIKVNLATVPADISRIVFPVSIHDAANRGQSFGQVRNAFIRVVNQAGGAELARYDLSEDAATETAMVFGELYRHGTEWKFRAVGQGYASGLAGIAADFGVNV; translated from the coding sequence ATGGGTGTGAGCCTCGCCAAGGGCGGCAACGTCTCGCTGAGCAAGGAGGCGCCGGGCCTGACCGCCGTTCTGGTGGGCCTGGGCTGGGACGTGCGCACGACCACCGGGAACGACTACGACCTGGATGCGAGCGCCCTCCTCCTCGATGACACCGGGAAGGTCGCCTCCGACCGGCACTTCGTCTTCTACAACAACCTCACCAGCCCCGACGGCTCCGTGGAACACACCGGAGACAACCTCACAGGCGAGGGCGACGGCGACGACGAGGCCATCAAGGTCAACCTGGCCACCGTGCCCGCCGACATTTCGCGCATCGTCTTCCCGGTCTCCATCCACGACGCGGCGAACCGCGGCCAGAGCTTCGGCCAGGTCCGCAACGCCTTCATCCGCGTGGTCAACCAGGCCGGCGGCGCCGAACTCGCCCGCTACGACCTCTCCGAGGACGCCGCGACCGAGACCGCCATGGTCTTCGGCGAGCTCTACCGGCACGGCACCGAGTGGAAGTTCCGTGCGGTGGGCCAGGGTTACGCCTCCGGCCTCGCCGGCATCGCGGCCGACTTCGGCGTCAACGTCTGA
- a CDS encoding mRNA interferase PemK yields MQRGEVWWVQFDERRLVVLLSGDDTSGIRVMQVVAPAGVDISGLGIEVTVGAGEGLPFEGVLRLAFPRPGFTPCTWLTTVSRDDLIERAAVLSSVKLSEIDDALRLAEQAQERTPATTAKLSEIRDALRLGELG; encoded by the coding sequence GTGCAACGTGGCGAAGTCTGGTGGGTCCAGTTCGACGAGCGGAGGTTGGTCGTACTGCTGTCGGGAGACGACACGTCCGGGATCCGGGTGATGCAGGTCGTCGCTCCGGCGGGCGTCGACATCAGCGGTCTGGGCATCGAAGTGACGGTCGGCGCCGGTGAAGGACTGCCGTTCGAAGGCGTGCTGCGGCTCGCGTTCCCGCGTCCAGGCTTCACCCCGTGCACGTGGCTGACCACTGTGTCCCGGGACGACCTGATAGAGCGGGCGGCCGTCCTGTCCTCCGTGAAGCTCAGCGAGATTGACGACGCCCTCCGACTCGCTGAACAAGCGCAGGAGCGGACCCCGGCCACGACCGCGAAGCTCAGCGAGATAAGGGATGCCCTCCGTCTCGGTGAACTCGGGTAG
- a CDS encoding tellurite resistance TerB family protein — translation MALWDRIKESASTMQTQLMAKKNDLKSGAFRDASMAMCALVAAADGSIDPSERQKVAQLIMNNEVLQNFPAEDLQRRFDDNCNKLTADFDFGKVSVLQEVAKAKKKPAEARAVIQIGIIIGGADGDFDKDEQAVVREACFALDLPPHEFDL, via the coding sequence ATGGCCCTGTGGGACCGCATCAAGGAGTCCGCATCGACGATGCAGACCCAGCTCATGGCGAAGAAGAACGACCTGAAGAGCGGCGCCTTCCGTGACGCCAGCATGGCGATGTGCGCGCTCGTCGCCGCCGCCGACGGCAGCATCGACCCGTCCGAGCGCCAGAAGGTCGCCCAGCTGATCATGAACAACGAGGTGCTGCAGAACTTCCCGGCGGAGGACCTCCAGCGCCGCTTCGACGACAACTGCAACAAGCTCACCGCCGACTTCGACTTCGGCAAGGTCAGCGTCCTCCAGGAGGTCGCGAAGGCGAAGAAGAAGCCCGCCGAGGCCCGCGCCGTCATCCAGATCGGCATCATCATCGGCGGCGCCGACGGCGACTTCGACAAGGACGAGCAGGCGGTCGTACGGGAAGCGTGCTTCGCCCTCGACCTCCCGCCGCACGAGTTCGACCTGTAG
- a CDS encoding DUF6186 family protein: MAAHPVIGYLVWAVLFGAIFAWEGIGLIRAGDGFPTLSDATGAVMRYPVGRWALFALWLWFGWHTFVRGWHFLLRDAS, from the coding sequence ATGGCAGCGCACCCGGTGATCGGGTATCTCGTCTGGGCGGTTCTGTTCGGTGCCATCTTCGCCTGGGAGGGGATCGGTCTGATCCGAGCCGGTGACGGCTTTCCCACCCTCAGCGATGCCACCGGCGCCGTCATGCGCTACCCGGTGGGGCGATGGGCGCTCTTCGCGCTGTGGCTGTGGTTCGGCTGGCACACCTTCGTACGCGGCTGGCACTTCCTGCTCCGGGACGCGTCGTGA
- the hydA gene encoding dihydropyrimidinase, translating into MSTRTLIRGGLVVTAADELHADVLIEDGRIAALAAHGSDAAAGWTAERTIDATDRYVIPGGVDAHTHMELPFGGTFASDTFETGTQAAAWGGTTTIIDFAVQSVGHSLREGLDAWYAKADGKCAVDYGFHMILSDVNEHTLNEMDRLVQEGVSSFKLFMAYPGVFYSDDGQILRAMQRSADNGGLIMMHAENGIAIDVLVEQALARGETDPRYHGEVRKVLLEAEATHRAIQLARVAGAPLYVVHVSADEAVRELAAARDKGLPVFGETCPQYLFLSTDNLAEPDFEGAKYVCSTPLRPREHQEALWRGLRTNDLQVVSTDHCPFCFVGQKELGRGDFSRIPNGLPGVENRMDLLHQAVVDGHISRRRWIEIACATPARMFGLYPQKGTIAPGADADVVIYDPHAVQTLSVETHHMNVDYSAYEGKTVTGQVETVLSRGELVIDQRKFTGRAGHGVFTPRSTCQYLN; encoded by the coding sequence GTGAGCACCCGAACCCTCATCCGCGGCGGTCTCGTCGTCACCGCCGCCGACGAGCTGCACGCCGACGTCCTGATCGAGGACGGCCGGATCGCCGCGCTCGCCGCGCACGGCTCCGACGCCGCCGCCGGCTGGACCGCCGAGCGCACCATCGACGCCACCGACCGCTACGTCATCCCGGGCGGCGTCGACGCGCACACCCACATGGAGCTGCCGTTCGGCGGCACCTTCGCCTCCGACACCTTCGAGACCGGCACACAGGCCGCCGCCTGGGGCGGCACCACCACGATCATCGACTTCGCCGTGCAGAGCGTCGGCCACTCCCTGCGCGAAGGACTCGACGCCTGGTACGCCAAGGCCGACGGGAAATGCGCCGTCGACTACGGCTTCCACATGATCCTCTCCGACGTCAACGAGCACACGCTCAACGAGATGGACAGGCTCGTGCAGGAGGGCGTCTCGTCCTTCAAGCTCTTCATGGCCTACCCCGGCGTCTTCTACAGCGACGACGGACAGATCCTGCGCGCCATGCAGCGCTCCGCCGACAACGGCGGTCTGATCATGATGCACGCCGAGAACGGCATCGCGATCGACGTCCTGGTCGAACAGGCCCTGGCCCGCGGGGAGACCGACCCCCGCTATCACGGGGAGGTCCGCAAGGTCCTCCTGGAGGCCGAGGCCACCCATCGGGCCATCCAGCTCGCCCGGGTCGCCGGAGCACCCCTGTACGTCGTGCACGTCTCCGCCGACGAGGCGGTACGGGAGCTGGCGGCCGCCCGCGACAAGGGGCTGCCCGTCTTCGGCGAGACCTGCCCCCAGTACCTCTTCCTCTCCACCGACAACCTCGCCGAGCCGGACTTCGAGGGCGCCAAGTACGTCTGCTCGACCCCGCTCAGGCCCCGCGAGCACCAGGAGGCGCTCTGGCGCGGCCTGCGGACCAACGACCTCCAGGTCGTCTCCACGGACCACTGCCCCTTCTGCTTCGTGGGCCAGAAGGAGCTGGGGCGCGGGGACTTCTCCCGTATCCCCAACGGCCTGCCGGGGGTGGAGAACCGCATGGACCTGCTCCACCAGGCCGTGGTCGACGGCCACATCAGCCGCCGCCGCTGGATCGAGATCGCCTGCGCGACCCCGGCCCGGATGTTCGGGCTCTACCCGCAGAAGGGCACGATCGCCCCGGGCGCGGACGCCGACGTCGTGATCTACGACCCGCACGCCGTACAGACCCTGTCCGTCGAGACGCACCACATGAACGTCGACTACTCCGCGTACGAGGGGAAGACCGTCACCGGACAGGTCGAGACGGTCCTGTCCCGGGGCGAACTCGTCATCGACCAGCGGAAGTTCACAGGCCGCGCCGGGCACGGCGTCTTCACCCCCCGATCCACCTGTCAGTATCTGAACTAG
- a CDS encoding TIGR03842 family LLM class F420-dependent oxidoreductase — MDFGLVLQTDPPASQVVGLMRRAERNGFRYGWTFDSAVLWQEPFVIYSQILEHTTKMHVGPMVTNPGTRTWEVTASTFATLNDMFGNRTVCGIGRGDSAMRVAGRKPNTLARLGEAIDVIRDLAEGREAVVDGNPIRIPWIKNGKLPVWMAAYGPKALALAGQKADGFILQLADPYLTEWMVKAVRQAATDAGRDPDAITICVAAPAYVGDDLAHARDQCRWFGGMVGNHVADLVAKYGEHSDMVPEALTAYIKDRQGYDYSHHGRADNPDTTFVPDEIVDRFCLLGPAEAHIEKLRHLKDLGVDQFAVYNMHDAREATIDAYGSTIIPSFS; from the coding sequence GTGGACTTCGGACTCGTCCTGCAGACCGATCCGCCCGCCTCGCAGGTCGTCGGGCTGATGCGCCGGGCGGAGCGCAACGGCTTCCGCTACGGGTGGACCTTCGACTCCGCCGTGCTCTGGCAGGAGCCCTTCGTCATCTACAGCCAGATCCTCGAGCACACGACCAAGATGCACGTGGGCCCCATGGTCACGAACCCGGGGACGAGGACCTGGGAGGTCACCGCCTCCACCTTCGCCACCCTCAACGACATGTTCGGCAACCGGACCGTCTGCGGCATCGGCCGCGGCGACTCCGCGATGCGCGTCGCCGGCCGCAAGCCGAACACCCTGGCCCGGCTGGGCGAGGCCATCGACGTCATCCGCGACCTCGCCGAGGGCAGGGAGGCGGTCGTGGACGGCAACCCGATCCGCATCCCGTGGATCAAGAACGGCAAACTGCCCGTGTGGATGGCCGCGTACGGCCCGAAGGCGCTCGCGCTCGCCGGGCAGAAGGCCGACGGCTTCATCCTCCAACTCGCCGACCCGTATCTGACGGAGTGGATGGTCAAGGCCGTCCGCCAGGCCGCCACAGATGCCGGCCGCGACCCCGACGCGATCACCATCTGCGTCGCCGCCCCCGCCTACGTGGGGGACGACCTGGCCCATGCACGCGACCAGTGCCGCTGGTTCGGCGGCATGGTCGGCAACCACGTCGCCGACCTGGTCGCCAAGTACGGGGAGCACTCCGACATGGTCCCCGAGGCCCTGACCGCGTACATCAAGGACCGGCAGGGCTACGACTACTCCCACCACGGCCGCGCCGACAACCCCGACACCACCTTCGTCCCCGACGAGATCGTCGACCGCTTCTGCCTGCTGGGCCCCGCCGAGGCTCACATCGAGAAGCTGCGGCACCTCAAGGACCTCGGCGTCGACCAGTTCGCCGTCTACAACATGCACGACGCGCGGGAGGCCACCATCGACGCGTACGGCTCCACGATCATCCCGTCGTTCAGCTGA
- a CDS encoding DUF6256 family protein: MLIGYLLVMGYLAIGLRILRRRPAGAARVPRRFVVGATRRGWPLLIRQVVGTAVGGYVLLMAVVVLYYQGVARLGGRFLASAFTGAATLVGITLPVFFLASWVVARRRKDGAATR; this comes from the coding sequence ATGCTGATCGGCTACCTGCTGGTCATGGGGTACCTCGCCATCGGCCTGCGCATCCTGCGCAGGCGGCCTGCCGGAGCCGCACGGGTGCCCCGGCGGTTCGTCGTGGGCGCCACGAGACGGGGGTGGCCCTTGCTGATCCGCCAGGTGGTCGGCACCGCGGTCGGCGGATACGTGCTGCTGATGGCCGTGGTGGTCCTCTACTACCAGGGTGTGGCGCGCCTGGGCGGCCGGTTCCTGGCGAGTGCGTTCACGGGTGCCGCGACGCTGGTGGGGATCACCCTGCCGGTGTTCTTCCTCGCGTCATGGGTGGTCGCACGGCGACGGAAGGACGGAGCGGCCACACGGTGA
- a CDS encoding BlaI/MecI/CopY family transcriptional regulator: MTEHKREGRDVPPRRRGQGELEAQVLAALRQAPGARTAGWVQERLGGDLAYTTVITILTRLHAKGAVSRERAGRSFEWTAVADEAGLAALRMRKVLDAEADREAVLASFVTTLSPRDERLLRDLLAQEPEEGED, from the coding sequence ATGACGGAACACAAGCGGGAGGGGCGTGACGTGCCTCCACGACGGCGGGGCCAGGGCGAACTCGAAGCGCAGGTGCTGGCCGCGCTGCGTCAGGCCCCCGGTGCCCGTACCGCGGGATGGGTGCAGGAGCGTCTCGGCGGCGATCTCGCCTATACGACCGTCATCACGATCCTGACGCGCCTTCACGCCAAGGGCGCGGTGAGCAGGGAGAGGGCGGGCCGGTCGTTCGAGTGGACGGCGGTCGCCGACGAGGCCGGACTCGCGGCGCTGCGGATGCGGAAGGTCCTGGACGCCGAGGCGGACCGGGAGGCGGTGCTGGCCAGCTTTGTGACGACGCTCTCGCCCCGCGACGAGCGCCTGCTGCGCGACCTGTTGGCTCAGGAGCCCGAGGAGGGGGAAGACTGA
- a CDS encoding aspartate aminotransferase family protein has product MTSLHDRHKAVIPDWVALYYQEPLELTHGEGRHVWDAEGNKYLDFFGGILTTMTAHAVPEVTKAVSEQAGRIIHSSTLYLNRPMVELAERIATLSGIPDARVFFTTSGTEANDTALLLATAYRRSNQILAMRNSYHGRSFSTVGITGNRAWSPTGLSPLQTLYVHGGVRTRGPFAQYSDERFIEACVADLEDLLGHTRDVAALIAEPIQGVGGFTSPPDGLYAAFRRVLDRHGILWISDEVQTGWGRTGEHFWGWQAHGENGPPDMLTFAKGIGNGMSVGGVVARAEIMNCLDANSISTFGGSPVTMAAGLANLGYLLEHDLQGNARRVGGLLLERLRAVGAGIEAVREVRGRGLMIGIELTRPGTDEADPAAASAVLEAARENGLLIGKGGGHNTSSLRIAPPLSLTVAEAEEGAAILEQALRSL; this is encoded by the coding sequence GTGACGAGCCTCCACGACCGGCACAAGGCCGTCATCCCCGACTGGGTCGCCCTCTACTACCAGGAGCCCCTGGAGCTCACCCACGGCGAGGGCCGCCACGTCTGGGACGCCGAGGGAAACAAGTACCTCGACTTCTTCGGCGGCATCCTCACCACCATGACCGCCCACGCCGTGCCCGAGGTCACCAAGGCCGTCAGCGAGCAGGCCGGCCGGATCATCCACTCCTCCACGCTCTACCTCAACCGCCCCATGGTGGAGCTCGCCGAGCGGATCGCCACCCTCTCCGGCATCCCGGACGCCCGCGTCTTCTTCACCACGTCCGGCACCGAGGCCAACGACACGGCCCTGCTGCTGGCCACCGCGTACCGCCGCTCCAACCAGATCCTGGCGATGCGCAACAGCTACCACGGCCGCTCCTTCTCCACCGTCGGCATCACCGGCAACCGCGCCTGGTCGCCCACCGGCCTCTCCCCGCTGCAGACCCTGTACGTGCACGGCGGCGTCCGCACCCGCGGCCCCTTCGCGCAGTACAGCGACGAACGGTTCATCGAGGCCTGCGTCGCCGACCTCGAAGACCTCCTCGGCCACACGCGCGACGTCGCCGCGCTCATCGCCGAACCCATCCAGGGCGTCGGCGGCTTCACCTCCCCGCCCGACGGGCTCTACGCCGCCTTCCGCCGGGTCCTCGACCGGCACGGCATCCTGTGGATCTCCGACGAGGTGCAGACCGGCTGGGGGCGCACCGGCGAACACTTCTGGGGCTGGCAGGCGCACGGCGAGAACGGGCCGCCCGACATGCTCACCTTCGCCAAGGGCATCGGCAACGGCATGTCCGTCGGCGGAGTCGTCGCCCGCGCCGAGATCATGAACTGTCTCGACGCCAACTCCATCTCCACCTTCGGCGGTTCGCCGGTCACCATGGCCGCGGGCCTCGCCAACCTCGGCTATCTCCTCGAACACGACCTCCAGGGCAACGCCCGCCGGGTCGGCGGCCTGCTGCTCGAGCGGCTGCGGGCCGTCGGCGCGGGCATCGAGGCGGTACGGGAGGTCCGCGGCCGCGGTCTGATGATCGGGATCGAGCTGACCCGGCCCGGCACCGACGAGGCCGATCCGGCGGCGGCCTCGGCCGTCCTGGAGGCCGCCCGCGAGAACGGACTGCTCATCGGCAAGGGAGGGGGCCACAACACCAGCTCCCTGCGGATCGCCCCGCCGCTCTCGCTCACCGTCGCCGAGGCCGAGGAGGGCGCGGCGATCCTCGAACAGGCCCTCCGTTCCCTGTAG
- a CDS encoding UL36 very large tegument protein, producing MTVYQLPVEVGAFARYLRELATRLRPGEGWYGVFASRDPEGLRACFDGTEILPWDVVESLLQDLGEPAVGPQAARARALYDAAAAAHDRRPGGAEALRERLAAMERERRYAETRSQELGAQLRAAPASPDAARLNGELAWTQDDHARATARIAELTSRLAALGADDDPAPVPVPAHAPPPPPAPAPPKRRPRGARYAWLDEAEEVQEAVPVPDLPVAGAAPRGARFGGSEAPAAPAPRTVPREVAAEAARAAGNAVYALQRLRAQGRSGEAHALLCEAVAGPPAWLPALAAELHRVGLGADWATLLWEAASLPPGRLAAVAGALADAGRSADCDQLLRQGVARPVEELAGACAALHAEDHHREAHALLTAFVRVRTPEDAAHLAAADPHGLVPQLLAAARTVSPARERDLLHALRVGGLAGA from the coding sequence ATGACGGTGTATCAACTCCCGGTGGAGGTCGGCGCGTTCGCGCGCTATCTCAGAGAACTGGCGACCCGCCTGCGGCCGGGGGAGGGCTGGTACGGGGTCTTCGCGAGCCGGGACCCGGAGGGCCTGCGGGCCTGCTTCGACGGTACGGAGATCCTGCCCTGGGACGTCGTCGAATCCCTGCTCCAGGACCTGGGGGAGCCGGCCGTCGGGCCGCAGGCCGCCCGGGCGAGGGCCCTGTACGACGCGGCGGCCGCCGCGCACGACCGGCGGCCGGGCGGAGCGGAGGCGCTGCGCGAGCGCCTCGCGGCGATGGAGCGGGAGCGGCGGTACGCCGAGACCCGCTCCCAGGAACTCGGCGCCCAGCTGCGCGCGGCCCCGGCCTCCCCGGACGCCGCCCGGCTGAACGGCGAACTGGCCTGGACCCAGGACGATCACGCCCGTGCGACGGCGCGCATCGCGGAGCTGACGTCGCGACTCGCGGCGCTCGGGGCGGACGACGATCCCGCGCCGGTCCCCGTACCGGCGCACGCACCGCCCCCGCCACCCGCCCCCGCCCCGCCCAAGCGGCGGCCCCGGGGAGCCCGGTACGCATGGCTGGACGAGGCCGAGGAGGTCCAGGAGGCCGTACCCGTACCCGACCTGCCGGTCGCCGGCGCGGCCCCGCGCGGCGCCCGGTTCGGCGGATCCGAGGCGCCGGCCGCCCCCGCGCCCCGTACCGTCCCGCGCGAGGTCGCCGCGGAGGCGGCGCGGGCGGCCGGGAACGCGGTCTACGCCCTCCAGCGGCTGCGCGCCCAGGGCCGCAGCGGCGAGGCGCACGCGCTGCTCTGCGAGGCGGTGGCCGGTCCGCCCGCCTGGCTGCCGGCGCTCGCGGCGGAACTGCACCGCGTCGGCCTCGGCGCGGACTGGGCCACCCTGCTCTGGGAGGCGGCCTCGCTGCCGCCCGGACGGCTCGCCGCCGTCGCCGGGGCGCTCGCCGACGCGGGCCGGTCCGCGGACTGCGACCAGCTGCTGCGCCAGGGGGTCGCCCGCCCCGTGGAGGAGCTGGCCGGCGCCTGCGCCGCCCTGCACGCCGAGGACCACCACCGCGAGGCCCACGCCCTGCTCACCGCCTTCGTCCGGGTCCGCACGCCCGAGGACGCCGCCCACCTCGCCGCCGCCGACCCCCACGGCCTCGTCCCCCAACTCCTCGCGGCCGCCCGTACGGTGTCCCCGGCCCGCGAGCGGGACCTCCTGCACGCCCTGCGCGTCGGGGGCCTCGCGGGAGCCTGA
- a CDS encoding twin-arginine translocase TatA/TatE family subunit, which translates to MFGISEIAIILIVVIVLLGARKLPELARNAGKAARILKSEAKAMKTEGDAAEQQPTYQIKQSPPAAPTPTSDTRDQGSGSTRT; encoded by the coding sequence GTGTTCGGAATCAGCGAGATCGCGATCATCCTGATCGTCGTCATAGTCCTCCTCGGTGCCAGGAAGCTCCCCGAGCTGGCCCGGAACGCAGGCAAGGCGGCCCGCATCCTCAAGAGCGAGGCCAAGGCGATGAAGACCGAGGGCGACGCAGCCGAGCAACAGCCGACCTACCAGATCAAGCAGTCCCCACCCGCTGCGCCCACACCCACGAGCGACACCCGCGACCAAGGCTCAGGTTCCACCCGCACCTGA
- a CDS encoding M56 family metallopeptidase has protein sequence MGVFVFLPLVLPLTAWPVARLAAHHLHPRMATWLLTGVSGVLAVCSTLCLALLMVVGTAQLPGNPLPDGWSDPEVRAAVPYDEVAGKVAIPTLIAVLASCARAAWRHHRVRRRAGRALAGLPATSVVVLPDETPYAYALPGRKDRVVVTTSMLATLTGPERRALFAHERAHLDARHHRFLLTVQLAARANPFLRPLRTAVTYTTERWADEEAATRIGSRRTVARAVGKAALISQGAPSVTLAGFAASAGPVPRRVAALLGPAPAARLWPSLFTTAGLAAWGAAAGTTVSALSSANSAVTLFLILKASTPL, from the coding sequence ATGGGGGTCTTCGTCTTCCTGCCGCTGGTCCTGCCGTTGACGGCATGGCCGGTCGCACGTCTCGCCGCACACCACCTGCATCCGCGGATGGCCACCTGGCTGCTGACCGGTGTCTCCGGCGTGCTCGCCGTGTGCAGCACGCTGTGCCTGGCCCTGCTGATGGTCGTCGGCACCGCGCAACTGCCCGGCAACCCGCTGCCGGACGGCTGGTCCGACCCTGAAGTCCGTGCGGCCGTCCCGTACGACGAGGTCGCGGGCAAGGTCGCCATCCCCACCCTGATCGCCGTTCTCGCCTCCTGTGCCAGGGCGGCGTGGCGGCACCATCGCGTACGACGCCGGGCCGGCCGGGCGCTGGCGGGCCTGCCCGCCACATCGGTCGTGGTGCTGCCCGACGAGACGCCCTACGCGTACGCCCTCCCGGGCCGGAAGGACCGCGTCGTGGTCACGACCTCGATGCTCGCCACGCTGACCGGACCGGAACGCCGCGCGCTGTTCGCCCACGAGCGTGCCCACCTGGACGCCCGGCACCACCGGTTCCTGCTGACCGTGCAGCTCGCCGCGCGGGCCAACCCGTTCCTGCGGCCCTTGCGTACGGCGGTCACCTACACCACCGAGCGCTGGGCGGACGAGGAAGCCGCCACCCGGATCGGCAGCCGCCGCACCGTGGCCCGAGCCGTCGGCAAGGCGGCGCTGATCTCCCAGGGCGCGCCCTCCGTGACGCTCGCGGGATTCGCCGCCTCGGCCGGACCCGTACCCCGCCGCGTGGCAGCCCTGTTGGGCCCTGCTCCCGCCGCACGACTCTGGCCGTCCTTGTTCACCACCGCGGGTCTGGCCGCGTGGGGGGCCGCGGCCGGCACGACGGTCTCCGCGCTCTCATCGGCGAACTCGGCGGTCACGCTGTTCTTGATCCTGAAGGCGTCGACCCCGCTCTGA
- a CDS encoding nitrilase-related carbon-nitrogen hydrolase: MTDVVRAALVQATWTGDTESMIAKHEEYAREAARQGAKVIGFQEVFNAPYFCQVQEPEHYRWAEPVPDGPTVTRMRELARETGMVIVVPVFEIEDSGFYYNTAAVIDADGSYLGKYRKHHIPQVKGFWEKYYFRPGNAGWPVFDTAVGKVGVYICYDRHFPEGWRQLGLNGAQLVYNPSATSRGLSSYLWQLEQPAAAVANEYFVAAINRVGQEEYGDNDFYGTSYFVDPRGQFVGEVASDKAEELVVRDLDFRLIDEVRQQWAFYRDRRPDAYDGLVQP, translated from the coding sequence ATGACCGACGTCGTACGCGCCGCACTCGTCCAGGCGACCTGGACCGGCGACACCGAATCCATGATCGCCAAGCATGAGGAGTACGCCCGCGAGGCGGCCCGGCAGGGCGCCAAGGTCATCGGATTCCAGGAGGTGTTCAACGCTCCGTACTTCTGCCAGGTGCAGGAGCCCGAGCACTACCGCTGGGCCGAGCCCGTCCCGGACGGGCCGACCGTCACGCGGATGCGGGAGCTCGCCCGCGAGACCGGCATGGTGATCGTCGTCCCCGTCTTCGAGATCGAGGACTCCGGCTTCTACTACAACACCGCCGCCGTCATCGACGCCGACGGCTCCTACCTCGGCAAGTACCGCAAGCACCACATCCCCCAGGTGAAGGGCTTCTGGGAGAAGTACTACTTCCGCCCCGGCAACGCCGGCTGGCCGGTCTTCGACACCGCCGTCGGCAAGGTCGGCGTCTACATCTGCTACGACCGCCACTTCCCGGAGGGCTGGCGCCAACTCGGCCTCAACGGAGCGCAGTTGGTGTACAACCCGTCCGCCACCTCGCGCGGTCTCTCCTCCTACCTCTGGCAGCTGGAGCAGCCCGCCGCCGCCGTCGCCAACGAGTACTTCGTCGCCGCCATCAACCGGGTCGGGCAGGAGGAGTACGGCGACAACGACTTCTACGGCACCAGCTACTTCGTCGACCCGCGCGGCCAGTTCGTCGGCGAGGTCGCCTCCGACAAGGCCGAGGAACTCGTCGTCCGCGACCTCGACTTCCGCCTCATCGACGAGGTGCGGCAGCAGTGGGCCTTCTACCGCGACCGCCGCCCCGACGCGTACGACGGGCTGGTGCAGCCGTGA
- a CDS encoding redoxin domain-containing protein produces MRARLLTLTLIAATLLTASACGPGLATSADGPSGRQAAGGARPGAVPDILRFTGTGLDGRPFEGSQLAGKPTVLWFWEPSCAKCRAQSSETAMTTDLYEGELNVVGIAGAGGTAHLNEFVASTGTRHLRHLADPDRRIWQRFGITRPGSYALLDATGEVAVRGDLDGRLAKEAASRVTWPHTS; encoded by the coding sequence ATGCGAGCCCGTCTCCTCACCCTCACTCTGATCGCCGCCACCCTGCTGACCGCATCAGCATGCGGGCCCGGCCTCGCGACGTCGGCTGACGGCCCGTCCGGCCGGCAGGCCGCGGGCGGGGCGCGGCCCGGAGCTGTTCCGGACATCCTGCGGTTCACCGGCACCGGACTCGACGGGCGCCCGTTCGAGGGTTCGCAGCTCGCGGGCAAGCCCACCGTTCTGTGGTTCTGGGAGCCGTCGTGCGCCAAGTGCCGCGCCCAGAGCTCCGAGACCGCGATGACAACCGACCTGTACGAGGGGGAGCTCAACGTCGTCGGCATCGCAGGGGCGGGAGGCACCGCCCACCTGAACGAGTTCGTCGCCTCCACGGGCACGCGGCACCTGCGCCACCTGGCGGATCCCGACCGGCGCATCTGGCAGCGGTTCGGGATCACCCGGCCGGGTTCGTACGCCCTGCTCGACGCGACGGGCGAGGTCGCCGTTCGCGGGGATCTCGACGGGCGACTCGCCAAGGAAGCCGCCTCCCGCGTGACGTGGCCCCACACGAGTTGA